In one window of Flavobacterium ginsengisoli DNA:
- a CDS encoding SMI1/KNR4 family protein yields the protein METLDEILQKYRFPKRKIESSVDIEDIQAHLKFDLPEDYVFYVENYLGIDQFIGAEFIKLWSLEEIIDANLEYHIFEKLPQTLAIGTNGSGEFIGIEFEDDNSLKIILSPSIDLDTKYHVEIGNSFTDFLLRLDNGVEWFL from the coding sequence ATGGAGACTTTAGATGAGATTTTGCAGAAGTATCGTTTTCCTAAGAGAAAGATAGAATCTTCAGTTGATATTGAAGATATTCAAGCACATTTAAAATTTGATCTTCCTGAAGATTATGTTTTTTATGTCGAAAATTATCTTGGAATCGATCAGTTTATTGGAGCTGAGTTTATAAAACTTTGGAGCCTAGAAGAAATTATTGATGCTAATTTGGAATATCATATTTTTGAAAAACTGCCCCAAACATTAGCAATAGGTACAAATGGAAGTGGAGAATTTATTGGAATTGAATTTGAAGATGATAATTCTTTAAAAATTATTCTTTCGCCTTCTATAGATTTGGACACAAAGTATCATGTTGAAATAGGAAATTCATTTACAGACTTTCTCCTTCGACTTGATAATGGAGTGGAATGGTTTTTATAA
- a CDS encoding glyoxalase: MNHNVKSIRPFIGAKNFEVSRSFYRDLGFEETVLESNFSVFKTGEIAFYLQDYYDKSWIENTMIFLEVDNVERYYSELLALNLPEKYEGVKLTPIKYLDWGSECFLHDPSGVLWHFGKFK, from the coding sequence ATGAATCACAATGTTAAATCTATCAGACCGTTTATCGGCGCTAAGAACTTTGAAGTTTCAAGAAGTTTTTATCGTGATTTAGGGTTTGAAGAAACAGTTTTAGAATCTAATTTTTCAGTTTTTAAAACAGGAGAAATCGCTTTTTACCTCCAAGATTACTACGATAAAAGCTGGATTGAAAACACTATGATTTTTCTTGAAGTGGATAATGTCGAACGATATTATAGCGAACTTTTGGCTCTAAATCTTCCTGAAAAATATGAAGGAGTAAAACTAACTCCGATAAAATATTTAGATTGGGGGAGTGAATGTTTTCTGCACGATCCTTCGGGAGTTTTATGGCATTTTGGGAAATTTAAGTGA
- a CDS encoding 2'-5' RNA ligase family protein — translation MNLTQHYDQLYKTSSEIISTGKYSIDSELKNESDSRFGITLLIRPNDEIKANIHSFLNELRKAEPEQYFYPDSDIHITVMSIISCSSDFTLNQISAKEYIEVICRSLVDVEKIQIHFKGITASPSALMIQGFPSDETLNNLRNRLRENFKNSGLQQSIDSRYSISTAHSTVMRFQEKLHDPKKLIEIAEKFRDYDFGEFEVKNLELVYNDWYQRKSTTRVLGDFGLR, via the coding sequence ATGAATTTAACCCAACACTACGACCAACTTTACAAAACCTCTTCTGAGATTATTTCGACAGGAAAATATTCAATTGATTCTGAACTTAAAAATGAATCCGATTCTCGTTTTGGAATCACGTTGCTTATTCGCCCAAATGATGAAATTAAAGCAAATATTCACTCTTTCTTAAACGAATTAAGAAAAGCAGAACCTGAGCAATATTTTTACCCTGATTCAGATATTCATATTACAGTTATGTCTATTATTTCTTGTTCTTCTGATTTTACTTTAAATCAGATTTCTGCAAAGGAATACATAGAAGTAATCTGCAGAAGCCTTGTTGATGTTGAGAAAATTCAAATTCACTTTAAAGGAATAACTGCTTCTCCGTCTGCTCTTATGATTCAAGGATTTCCAAGCGATGAAACACTAAATAATTTACGAAATAGACTTCGCGAAAATTTCAAAAATTCAGGATTACAACAAAGTATCGACAGCCGTTATTCTATATCTACAGCACATTCAACTGTAATGCGTTTTCAGGAAAAACTCCATGATCCGAAAAAATTAATAGAAATAGCCGAAAAATTTCGTGATTATGATTTTGGAGAATTTGAGGTTAAAAACTTAGAATTGGTTTACAATGATTGGTATCAGCGTAAAAGTACGACACGCGTTTTAGGTGATTTTGGCTTGAGGTGA
- a CDS encoding iron chaperone has translation MEVKKPENIDEYIGGFPNDVQEILEKVRITIQKAAPDAKEKISYSMPAFEQNGIVVYFVAFKNHIGLYALPSGHEAFVAKLSKYKSGKGSVQFPLKDPMPYDLITEIVKFRVKENLAKAKKK, from the coding sequence ATGGAAGTTAAAAAACCAGAAAACATAGACGAATACATTGGCGGATTCCCTAATGATGTTCAAGAAATTTTGGAGAAAGTTAGAATAACGATTCAGAAAGCAGCGCCTGATGCAAAAGAGAAAATCAGTTATTCGATGCCAGCTTTTGAGCAAAATGGAATTGTAGTTTATTTTGTCGCTTTTAAAAACCATATCGGACTTTATGCTTTGCCAAGCGGACATGAAGCTTTTGTCGCAAAACTCTCTAAATATAAATCGGGAAAAGGTTCTGTACAATTTCCTCTCAAAGACCCAATGCCTTATGACTTAATTACTGAAATTGTAAAATTTAGAGTCAAAGAAAATCTGGCAAAAGCCAAAAAGAAATAA
- a CDS encoding SRPBCC family protein — translation MKTENNKYAKAEMLIRKPVSEVFQAFIDPQITSKFWFTKGSGKLEENQKTEWTWEMYGFSLSVTTIVLQENKKIVIEWGNPDEITLVEWVFNPLNESETFVSITNSGFHGDTDKIIDQVRNSTEGFTLVLAGAKAYLEHNLQLNLVLDRFPKGLA, via the coding sequence ATGAAAACAGAAAACAACAAATACGCAAAGGCAGAAATGCTGATAAGAAAGCCTGTTTCAGAAGTTTTTCAGGCTTTTATTGATCCGCAGATTACGAGTAAATTTTGGTTTACAAAAGGATCTGGAAAATTAGAAGAAAATCAAAAAACAGAATGGACTTGGGAAATGTATGGTTTTTCTCTTTCTGTTACGACAATTGTACTTCAAGAAAATAAAAAAATTGTTATTGAATGGGGAAATCCTGACGAAATTACATTGGTAGAATGGGTTTTTAATCCGTTGAACGAAAGTGAAACTTTTGTAAGTATTACCAATTCTGGTTTTCATGGAGACACCGATAAAATTATAGATCAGGTTCGTAATTCGACTGAAGGCTTTACTTTGGTTTTGGCTGGAGCAAAAGCTTATTTAGAACATAATTTACAACTGAATTTGGTTTTGGATCGTTTTCCAAAAGGACTTGCTTAA
- a CDS encoding TIGR00730 family Rossman fold protein has product MKRITVFCASSFGTEKIYEEQATNLGKTLAKQNIELVYGGANVGLMGAVADGALSAGGKVIGVLPNFLRSKEIAHLGLTELILVESMHERKTKMNDLCDGVIALPGGFGTLEELFEMLTWAQLGLHKKPIAILNVNGYYDSLITLLQTMTEKGLLKEVNQKMLLVSDSIDDLLDQMKNYTAPTVGKWIDKKKL; this is encoded by the coding sequence ATGAAAAGAATAACTGTTTTCTGTGCTTCAAGTTTTGGCACTGAAAAAATTTACGAAGAACAAGCAACCAATTTAGGCAAAACCTTAGCCAAACAAAATATAGAATTAGTATATGGCGGTGCAAATGTCGGTTTAATGGGCGCTGTCGCTGATGGAGCTTTAAGTGCTGGCGGAAAAGTAATTGGCGTGCTTCCTAATTTTTTAAGATCGAAAGAAATTGCACATTTAGGTCTAACCGAATTGATTTTGGTCGAGAGCATGCATGAAAGAAAAACCAAAATGAACGATTTGTGTGATGGTGTAATCGCACTTCCAGGTGGTTTTGGAACTCTAGAAGAACTTTTCGAAATGTTGACTTGGGCGCAATTAGGTTTGCATAAAAAACCAATCGCAATTTTGAATGTAAATGGCTATTATGATTCTCTAATAACGCTATTGCAAACTATGACTGAAAAAGGATTATTGAAAGAAGTCAATCAAAAAATGCTTTTGGTTAGCGATTCTATTGACGATTTATTAGATCAAATGAAAAATTACACTGCGCCCACTGTCGGAAAGTGGATTGATAAAAAAAAGTTATAA
- a CDS encoding GNAT family N-acetyltransferase: protein MTISNFNLQPDFLENEISKLIPLEEKHFEALFKAASDPLIWEQNPAKDRHERDVFRAYFDLILTKSPFLILDKQTNEIMGTTSFYDYNPEKSNISIGYTFITRKYWGGPYNNSNKKLMIDYAFKHVDSVLFHIGAENFRSQKAVLKLGAKKINELTFTVNGREVPYFEYELKKKL, encoded by the coding sequence ATGACAATAAGTAACTTCAATTTACAGCCAGATTTCTTAGAAAATGAAATCTCCAAGTTAATTCCGTTAGAAGAAAAACATTTTGAGGCCTTATTTAAAGCAGCTTCTGATCCGTTAATTTGGGAACAAAATCCTGCGAAGGATCGACATGAAAGAGATGTTTTTAGAGCTTATTTTGATCTGATACTTACAAAAAGTCCGTTCCTAATTCTCGATAAACAAACCAATGAAATAATGGGAACAACAAGTTTCTACGATTACAATCCAGAAAAATCGAATATTAGCATTGGTTACACTTTTATTACCCGAAAATATTGGGGCGGCCCGTACAACAACTCAAACAAAAAATTAATGATCGATTACGCATTTAAGCATGTTGATTCGGTACTTTTTCATATTGGAGCAGAAAACTTCCGTTCGCAAAAAGCCGTTTTAAAACTTGGAGCCAAAAAAATCAATGAGTTAACATTTACGGTTAATGGTCGTGAAGTACCATATTTTGAATATGAATTGAAGAAAAAATTATAG
- a CDS encoding lactonase family protein — translation MKPKIIFLSFFFLLITNVFSQNTYVFLGSYNRDKTAEAIQVYQLDTLNGKLTKFTSVKNIINPSYLTVSPNGKYVYACTDTKTPNAGSVSSFEFNPSAKTLTFLNSQRSGGENPVYVSVHKNGKWLANANYTEGSVSVYPILESGKIDSIAQNFQYIDGSVNKDRQTRSHVHSAVFSPQCDYLFLPDLGADKIRCYAFDENLKKPLVETKNPFTKTDLEAGPRHLTFHPNQKYGYCIEEMAGQVSVYSYENGVLNKIQRVATHSDKIKDGFESSDIHISPDGKFLYATNRGKENNIAIFSIDENGLLKNIGYQSTLGKHPRIFALDESGKFLVASNVLTGNVIVFKRDSKTGLLKKVGKEVKMENVSCVQIKQI, via the coding sequence GTGAAACCAAAAATAATATTTCTATCCTTTTTCTTCCTTTTAATAACTAATGTCTTTTCTCAAAACACCTATGTATTTTTAGGGTCTTACAATCGTGATAAAACTGCTGAAGCTATTCAAGTATATCAATTGGATACTTTAAACGGAAAATTGACCAAATTTACTTCAGTCAAAAACATTATAAATCCGTCTTATTTGACGGTTTCGCCAAACGGAAAATATGTTTATGCCTGCACAGACACTAAAACGCCAAATGCAGGAAGCGTAAGCAGTTTTGAATTTAATCCGTCAGCAAAAACTTTGACTTTTTTAAACAGTCAAAGAAGCGGTGGCGAAAATCCTGTTTATGTCAGTGTTCACAAAAACGGAAAATGGCTTGCCAATGCCAATTATACAGAAGGAAGTGTTTCTGTCTATCCTATTTTAGAAAGTGGTAAAATCGATTCGATTGCCCAGAATTTTCAGTATATAGACGGAAGCGTAAATAAAGATAGGCAAACTAGATCTCATGTACATTCGGCGGTATTTTCTCCGCAATGTGATTATTTATTTTTGCCCGATTTAGGAGCCGACAAAATACGCTGTTACGCTTTTGATGAAAATCTGAAAAAGCCATTAGTAGAAACTAAAAATCCGTTTACGAAAACCGATTTAGAAGCTGGTCCAAGACATTTAACCTTTCATCCAAATCAAAAATATGGATATTGCATTGAAGAAATGGCTGGACAAGTTAGCGTTTACAGTTATGAAAATGGTGTTTTAAATAAAATCCAGCGCGTTGCTACGCATTCAGATAAAATAAAAGATGGTTTTGAAAGTTCTGATATTCATATTTCTCCTGATGGAAAATTTTTATACGCAACAAATCGCGGCAAAGAAAATAATATTGCTATTTTCTCTATCGATGAAAATGGTCTTTTAAAAAACATTGGCTATCAATCTACTCTAGGAAAACATCCTAGAATTTTTGCTCTCGATGAAAGCGGAAAATTTTTGGTTGCCTCGAATGTTTTAACCGGAAATGTAATTGTTTTTAAAAGAGATTCGAAAACTGGATTATTAAAGAAAGTGGGAAAAGAAGTAAAAATGGAGAATGTTTCTTGCGTACAGATTAAACAGATTTAA
- a CDS encoding MBL fold metallo-hydrolase: MTTFLILLFLIAFAIYMFLQHPKFGKAPSGERLVQIQNSPQYKNGKFENQSFTPDLAEGKTMAGVLFEFFFKKVDRKIPTDLIPSVKTNLKELPLNQDVLVWFGHSSYFIQLEGKRFLIDPVFSGNASPIPGTTKSFKGTDIYTVDDLPEIDYLIITHDHYDHLDYDTFLKLKPKTKKVVTALGVGSHLEFWGFPSENIIEKDWYSKIELDENLTIHTTPSRHFSGRGFKRCNTLWASFVLESKDFKMYLGGDSGYDKHFAEIGEKYGPFDIALIDNGQYNESWKYIHNLPQDVIKAMKDLNAKRVFPVHSSKFSLSLHAWDEPLKKVTELNSLSENPIPLITPMIGEIVELKNDKQEFKQWWKGVN, translated from the coding sequence ATGACAACATTCCTAATTCTATTATTCCTGATTGCTTTTGCAATTTATATGTTTCTTCAACACCCAAAATTCGGAAAAGCACCTTCGGGAGAAAGACTGGTTCAAATTCAAAATTCGCCGCAATATAAAAACGGAAAATTCGAAAACCAGAGCTTTACACCCGATCTCGCCGAAGGCAAAACTATGGCTGGAGTTTTATTTGAATTTTTCTTCAAGAAAGTAGATCGAAAAATTCCGACAGATTTAATTCCGTCAGTAAAAACCAACTTAAAAGAACTCCCATTAAATCAGGATGTTTTAGTTTGGTTTGGGCATTCGTCCTATTTTATTCAGTTGGAAGGAAAACGCTTTTTAATAGATCCCGTTTTTAGTGGGAATGCCTCTCCTATTCCAGGAACAACAAAATCGTTTAAAGGAACTGATATTTATACGGTCGATGATCTCCCTGAAATTGATTATTTGATAATCACGCACGATCATTACGATCATTTGGATTACGATACCTTCTTAAAATTAAAACCTAAAACTAAAAAAGTTGTTACCGCTCTTGGTGTTGGCTCGCACTTGGAATTCTGGGGATTTCCTTCTGAAAATATTATTGAGAAAGATTGGTATTCTAAAATAGAATTAGATGAAAATCTAACAATTCACACCACGCCATCAAGACATTTTTCGGGTAGAGGTTTTAAAAGATGCAATACGCTTTGGGCTTCTTTTGTTTTAGAAAGCAAGGATTTTAAAATGTATTTGGGCGGAGACAGTGGCTACGACAAGCATTTTGCTGAAATTGGCGAAAAATACGGACCCTTTGATATTGCTTTAATTGATAATGGACAATACAACGAAAGTTGGAAATATATTCATAATTTACCTCAAGATGTAATAAAAGCCATGAAAGACCTGAATGCAAAAAGAGTATTTCCCGTACATTCTTCTAAGTTTTCATTATCACTTCACGCTTGGGACGAACCTTTGAAAAAAGTAACCGAATTGAATAGTTTGTCTGAAAATCCGATTCCGTTAATTACACCAATGATTGGCGAAATTGTTGAATTGAAAAATGATAAACAAGAATTTAAACAATGGTGGAAAGGGGTTAACTAA
- a CDS encoding DUF1801 domain-containing protein — translation MAKNKTTETQSSVTDFINAVENEVKKSDAFELLKIIQEATDFEPKMWGPSIIGFGSYHYKYDSGHEGDAPLAGFSPRKTAMTVYFYLPEEKREELLSKLGKHTSSKACIYIKKLADIDIEILKKIILLSIEYTQNLYPQNK, via the coding sequence ATGGCAAAAAATAAAACTACAGAAACTCAAAGTAGCGTTACTGATTTTATTAACGCTGTTGAAAATGAAGTTAAAAAAAGTGATGCTTTTGAACTTCTAAAAATAATTCAAGAAGCAACTGATTTTGAACCCAAAATGTGGGGGCCAAGCATTATTGGTTTTGGAAGCTATCATTACAAATACGACAGCGGTCACGAAGGTGATGCTCCGTTGGCTGGTTTTTCTCCAAGAAAAACAGCCATGACCGTTTATTTTTATCTGCCAGAAGAAAAAAGAGAAGAACTTTTATCTAAACTTGGAAAACATACTTCGTCTAAGGCATGCATTTACATTAAAAAACTCGCAGATATTGATATTGAAATCTTAAAAAAGATAATTTTACTTTCAATTGAATATACCCAAAATTTATATCCTCAAAATAAATGA
- a CDS encoding serine hydrolase domain-containing protein, with amino-acid sequence MKLCLLLDKLLLALVLKEVEQGKIDLNTPIKKYLPNLKQTWADTITVHQLLNHSHGITDLQKPLLFKPGSDFKYGNEGYPILGQILESVSKKNYSELANELFKKLKMNNTFCYSKDSDKNLVTGYISNGNTLEKAENNLISPYKVPSGGLVSTVNDLLIWNNNLHKGKILKPESYKLMTSYTIQSQHNFFGKVKEGYGYGLRIIEKEPIKYFGHTGLGNGFSAVNLYFPDSDVSLIVLENQMPEDSNLFYASEFKIKNILFKSDLLSKS; translated from the coding sequence TTGAAATTATGTCTCTTACTCGACAAATTACTGCTCGCTTTGGTTTTAAAAGAAGTAGAACAAGGTAAAATTGATCTCAATACTCCAATAAAAAAATACCTGCCCAATTTAAAGCAGACATGGGCAGATACTATTACAGTACATCAGTTATTAAATCATTCACATGGAATCACTGATTTACAAAAGCCTTTACTTTTTAAACCAGGAAGCGATTTTAAATATGGCAATGAAGGTTATCCTATATTGGGTCAAATTCTCGAATCGGTATCTAAAAAAAACTATTCAGAACTAGCAAACGAGCTGTTTAAAAAGCTTAAAATGAATAATACATTTTGCTATTCAAAAGACAGCGATAAAAATTTAGTTACAGGATACATCTCTAACGGCAATACTTTAGAAAAAGCAGAAAATAATTTAATATCTCCATACAAAGTGCCTTCAGGCGGTCTTGTTTCTACTGTAAATGATCTTTTAATTTGGAATAACAACCTTCACAAGGGAAAAATTCTAAAACCCGAATCATACAAATTAATGACATCTTATACAATTCAAAGTCAACATAACTTTTTCGGAAAAGTAAAAGAAGGATACGGTTACGGTTTAAGAATTATAGAAAAAGAACCTATAAAATATTTTGGACATACTGGCCTTGGCAACGGATTTTCTGCTGTAAACTTGTATTTTCCTGACAGTGATGTAAGCTTAATTGTTTTAGAAAATCAGATGCCCGAAGATTCTAATTTGTTTTATGCTTCTGAATTTAAAATCAAAAACATTCTTTTTAAAAGTGATTTATTAAGTAAATCGTAG
- a CDS encoding nuclear transport factor 2 family protein, with the protein MTRKEIAKNFLKLATKGHPHEGFRLYVGKNFKHHNAYFKGDADTLMLAMEESARTNPNKVFKIHHILEDDNLVAVHSHLKQTPSDIGFAVVHILKFESDKIVELWDLGQPVPKDSINENGMF; encoded by the coding sequence ATGACTAGGAAAGAAATCGCTAAAAACTTCTTGAAATTAGCGACAAAAGGGCACCCTCACGAAGGTTTTCGATTGTATGTCGGAAAGAATTTCAAACATCACAACGCCTATTTCAAAGGCGATGCAGACACTTTAATGCTTGCCATGGAAGAATCTGCCAGAACAAATCCGAATAAGGTTTTTAAAATTCATCATATTCTAGAAGACGATAACTTAGTTGCTGTGCATTCGCACCTCAAACAAACGCCTTCAGATATTGGTTTTGCTGTTGTGCATATTCTCAAATTCGAATCGGATAAAATCGTCGAACTTTGGGATCTAGGACAACCTGTCCCAAAAGATTCTATTAACGAAAATGGAATGTTTTAA
- a CDS encoding ArsR family transcriptional regulator gives MSDKTIKPAKKCYEHIGGKLGELLLETFAAKKWIAKNNSTDKHFYITELGEKEFTKLGVDLNKIKSEAL, from the coding sequence ATGAGCGACAAAACAATAAAACCAGCAAAAAAATGCTACGAACATATTGGTGGCAAATTGGGCGAATTGCTTTTAGAGACATTTGCGGCTAAAAAATGGATTGCAAAAAACAATTCGACAGACAAGCATTTCTACATAACCGAATTGGGCGAAAAAGAATTTACCAAACTAGGCGTAGATCTGAATAAAATAAAATCGGAAGCCCTTTAA
- a CDS encoding NAD(P)H-binding protein — protein sequence MKIIITGSLGNISKPLAKALIKEGHQITVIASSSERKSEIENLGAQAAIGSVNDVVFLTQTFKGADAVYCMIPRANYFDPNLDLDAFTRTIGNNYAEAISKSGVKRVVFLSSIGAHLEQGSGIIQRYNEIEAVLNRLSDVSITFMRPTSFYYNLLAYIPMIKNQGIIAANYGADQLIPWVSPNDIAEAIAEELTTPLDGKKLRYVASEEVTGDQTAKILGDVIGNSDLKWKLISDEETLNGLIAVGMQPKIAQGLVEMYLALYSGLLGEDYYRNRPAVLGKTKLADYAKEFASIFNQN from the coding sequence ATGAAAATTATAATTACAGGTTCTTTAGGAAACATTAGCAAACCTTTAGCGAAAGCTTTAATAAAAGAAGGACATCAAATTACAGTAATTGCAAGCAGTAGTGAAAGAAAATCGGAAATTGAAAACCTTGGAGCGCAAGCCGCAATTGGTTCAGTAAATGACGTTGTTTTTTTAACTCAAACTTTTAAAGGAGCAGATGCTGTATATTGCATGATTCCGCGTGCAAATTATTTTGATCCGAATCTTGATTTAGATGCTTTTACTCGTACAATTGGAAATAATTATGCAGAAGCTATCTCAAAATCTGGCGTAAAGCGCGTAGTGTTTTTAAGCAGTATTGGTGCGCATTTAGAGCAAGGTTCTGGAATCATTCAGCGTTATAATGAAATCGAAGCCGTTCTAAACAGACTTTCAGATGTTTCGATAACATTTATGCGTCCAACTTCTTTTTACTACAATTTACTGGCTTATATTCCGATGATTAAAAATCAAGGAATTATAGCCGCTAATTATGGAGCAGATCAATTAATTCCTTGGGTTTCTCCAAACGATATAGCCGAAGCAATTGCAGAAGAACTTACAACTCCGCTCGACGGAAAAAAACTACGTTATGTAGCAAGCGAAGAAGTTACTGGAGATCAAACCGCAAAAATTTTGGGCGACGTAATTGGCAATTCAGATCTAAAATGGAAATTAATAAGTGACGAGGAAACACTAAACGGATTAATTGCTGTTGGAATGCAACCTAAAATTGCACAAGGTTTGGTAGAAATGTATCTTGCACTTTACAGCGGTTTGCTTGGTGAAGATTATTATCGAAATCGTCCTGCAGTTTTAGGAAAAACAAAACTGGCAGATTATGCTAAAGAATTTGCTTCTATTTTCAACCAAAATTAA
- a CDS encoding SRPBCC family protein, producing MNTQDFTTTIIVNQLPEEVFKAIQNVRGWWSEEIEGKTANQGDEFKYHYEDVHRCKIKLIEVIPNQKIVWLIEENYFSFTKDDTEWTNTTAVFDISKEDDKTKLTFTHIGLVPEYECFDVCKAGWSNYIENSLKKLIETGKGQPNATGKPQIETERKLSEK from the coding sequence ATGAATACTCAAGATTTTACCACAACCATAATTGTCAATCAGTTACCAGAAGAAGTTTTTAAAGCCATACAAAATGTTCGCGGCTGGTGGTCTGAAGAGATTGAAGGAAAAACAGCAAATCAAGGCGATGAATTTAAATATCATTATGAAGATGTTCATCGCTGTAAAATAAAATTGATTGAAGTAATTCCGAATCAGAAAATTGTTTGGCTCATTGAAGAAAATTATTTCAGCTTCACGAAAGACGATACAGAATGGACTAATACAACAGCAGTTTTTGATATCTCAAAAGAAGATGACAAAACAAAACTCACTTTTACACATATTGGTTTGGTTCCAGAATATGAATGTTTTGATGTTTGCAAAGCAGGCTGGAGTAATTACATCGAGAATAGTTTGAAAAAACTAATTGAAACAGGAAAAGGCCAACCAAACGCAACGGGAAAACCTCAAATTGAAACGGAAAGAAAATTATCCGAAAAATAA
- a CDS encoding NAD(P)H-dependent oxidoreductase: MNILIVYAHPSKKSYTFQVLERLKLALNNQKWNIEISDLYASNFISDMSEEEYDREGFAKTELPIPADVLAEQEKIEKADCIIFLYPVWWNDCPAKLKGWFDRVYSVGYAYGQNETSRKMKTIPYGLVICTAGHPNEFLHEIEIAQSMEKIMIEDRLGKRFTHKEMIILGGTLNLENVMSKHFDLINTIPQKIKTIV; this comes from the coding sequence ATGAATATTCTTATTGTTTACGCGCATCCTAGCAAAAAATCGTATACTTTTCAAGTTCTAGAAAGATTAAAACTAGCCTTGAACAATCAAAAATGGAATATAGAAATCTCTGATTTGTATGCGTCTAATTTTATTAGCGATATGTCTGAGGAAGAATACGATCGTGAAGGTTTTGCGAAAACAGAACTTCCTATACCTGCAGATGTTTTAGCAGAACAAGAAAAAATAGAAAAAGCAGACTGTATTATTTTTCTATATCCTGTTTGGTGGAACGATTGTCCAGCAAAATTAAAAGGCTGGTTTGATCGTGTATATTCGGTAGGATATGCATATGGGCAAAACGAAACTTCCAGAAAAATGAAAACCATTCCGTACGGTCTTGTAATTTGCACAGCCGGTCATCCGAATGAGTTTTTACATGAAATCGAAATTGCTCAAAGCATGGAAAAAATTATGATCGAAGACCGACTTGGAAAACGTTTTACACATAAAGAAATGATTATTCTAGGCGGAACTTTGAATCTCGAAAATGTGATGTCAAAACATTTTGACCTTATCAATACAATTCCTCAAAAAATTAAAACAATAGTATAA
- a CDS encoding DUF4919 domain-containing protein produces the protein MLKQIFILFIFCFGIQLHSQETGFTTPDYKAIEKEISDKNSKFFYPKLMERLTKNDTLLTHDEYRHLYLGYFFQPKYNAFWKSPDEEKLQAYYNKEKLETTDYDAIIKLINHSLNDFPFDLQQLNFLAYIYHLKGDETSAKIASFRFHSIMNVILSSGDGKKCETGFHVLMVDHEYILLSLFEIESKGQSLVDNCDYLSFEKGAYNVDGIYFNIEKMLENERKVLK, from the coding sequence ATGCTAAAACAAATTTTTATCCTTTTCATTTTTTGTTTCGGAATCCAATTGCATTCACAAGAAACTGGTTTTACGACACCAGATTATAAAGCCATTGAAAAAGAAATAAGCGACAAAAATTCAAAGTTTTTCTATCCTAAATTAATGGAAAGACTCACGAAGAACGACACTCTTTTAACGCATGATGAATACCGCCATTTGTATCTTGGTTATTTTTTTCAGCCCAAATACAATGCTTTCTGGAAATCTCCAGACGAAGAAAAGCTCCAAGCTTATTACAACAAAGAAAAACTCGAAACTACCGATTACGATGCCATTATCAAACTAATCAATCATTCTCTAAACGATTTCCCTTTCGACTTACAGCAGCTTAACTTTCTAGCCTATATTTATCACTTAAAAGGCGATGAAACTAGTGCAAAAATTGCCTCTTTTAGATTTCATAGCATCATGAACGTTATTCTTTCTTCTGGCGACGGTAAAAAATGCGAAACTGGTTTTCACGTATTAATGGTCGATCACGAATATATTCTGCTTAGCCTTTTTGAAATCGAATCGAAAGGACAATCACTTGTTGATAATTGTGATTATTTAAGCTTTGAAAAAGGTGCTTACAATGTTGATGGCATTTATTTCAATATCGAAAAAATGCTCGAAAACGAAAGGAAAGTTCTTAAATAA